A portion of the Pedobacter cryoconitis genome contains these proteins:
- a CDS encoding efflux RND transporter periplasmic adaptor subunit, translating into MKTRIEFKQAIYILSFAMVVLASCGNKKVAEDHTAAAAAAAEAQAKENANTVELSAAQYRTSGVTLGRVEKKSISGVLKVNGTIDVPPENLISITTQMGGIVKSTPLLQGSTVSKGQVIAVLQNQEYVQLQQDYLENKSQLELADSEYKRQQELARQNINAQKVLQQAKSQYQTMLSRESALRQRLMLININSATLTPANIRSTINIYAPINGYVTKVNVNSGKFVSPNDVMFEIVNSANLHVELKVFQKDVDLIKKGQKVRFSLQNEAEERVATVTLVGREINEDKTVTVHCVANTQSRNLIPGAYLNALIETGTEEVNALPESAIADFAGKKYIFIETGQRKGKNAELNYHFQLLEVTVGSAAAGYVEVELPESFDLTGAKVVTKGAYDLISKMKNSEEE; encoded by the coding sequence ATGAAAACAAGAATTGAATTCAAACAGGCTATTTATATACTTTCTTTTGCTATGGTTGTCCTTGCTTCCTGCGGGAATAAAAAAGTAGCAGAAGATCATACTGCTGCTGCTGCTGCTGCTGCTGAAGCTCAGGCGAAGGAAAACGCAAATACAGTGGAATTGAGTGCTGCGCAATATAGAACTAGCGGTGTTACCTTGGGAAGGGTAGAGAAAAAATCAATCAGCGGAGTCCTGAAAGTGAATGGGACAATAGATGTCCCACCTGAAAATCTGATTAGTATCACTACACAAATGGGTGGGATTGTGAAATCTACTCCTTTGCTGCAAGGTTCAACAGTAAGTAAGGGGCAGGTTATTGCTGTACTTCAAAATCAGGAGTATGTGCAGTTACAGCAGGATTATCTGGAAAATAAGAGTCAACTTGAATTGGCAGATTCTGAATATAAAAGACAGCAGGAATTGGCGAGGCAGAATATAAATGCACAGAAAGTGCTGCAGCAAGCCAAGTCCCAATATCAAACGATGTTATCCAGAGAAAGTGCTTTAAGACAACGTTTGATGCTGATTAATATCAATTCAGCTACTTTAACACCGGCCAATATCCGGAGTACAATTAATATTTATGCACCAATAAATGGCTATGTGACCAAGGTAAATGTAAACTCGGGCAAGTTTGTGAGTCCGAATGATGTGATGTTTGAGATTGTAAACAGTGCAAATTTACATGTGGAACTGAAGGTGTTTCAAAAAGACGTAGATTTAATTAAGAAAGGACAGAAAGTTCGTTTTTCGTTACAAAATGAGGCTGAAGAGCGTGTAGCCACAGTTACGTTGGTGGGTAGGGAAATTAATGAAGATAAGACAGTTACTGTTCACTGTGTGGCGAATACGCAAAGCAGAAACCTGATACCGGGAGCTTATTTAAATGCATTGATTGAAACCGGAACTGAAGAGGTAAATGCTTTACCAGAGTCTGCTATAGCTGATTTTGCAGGAAAGAAGTATATTTTTATCGAGACTGGGCAGCGCAAAGGAAAAAATGCTGAGCTTAATTACCATTTTCAGCTTTTAGAGGTCACAGTTGGATCGGCAGCTGCAGGATATGTTGAAGTTGAACTTCCTGAAAGCTTCGATCTGACCGGTGCTAAAGTGGTGACTAAAGGAGCATATGATTTGATATCAAAGATGAAAAATAGTGAAGAAGAGTAG
- a CDS encoding cation:proton antiporter, whose protein sequence is MEQYLVILTIIGVGILGMAWMPSFTAKTKISYSIVYLLIGMLLYSIFDFLPAPNPRTHGEFTLHLTELVLIVSLMCTGLKIDQKFSFRTWIIPFRLITITMFLCIAAVVIIGIYYFKMPLSTSILLAAVLAPTDPVLATDVQVGDPNEQDRDNAKFSLTAEAGLNDGMAFPFVWLAIALAMTSGGDTSFLVTWALKHVFYQIIVGILCGFLLGKLLGYILFTLAEKYENFVTQDGFVSVAATLVVYGATEITHGYGFIAVFVAAITLRAYKRDHKYYNRLHAFSDQIERILVAIMLILFGGSLVRGIMNSLTWPMAAFGIVFIFVIRPLSGLIGLIGTKLKIQEKLVISFYGIRGMGSIYYLAFAFGTTFFKDQDALWSIIAFIVLISIVIHGITAGFTFRKLEQVLPEDNEIIAR, encoded by the coding sequence ATGGAGCAATATCTGGTTATACTTACAATTATAGGAGTAGGAATTCTTGGAATGGCCTGGATGCCCTCTTTTACTGCCAAAACCAAGATATCTTATTCAATTGTTTACCTCCTGATCGGTATGCTGCTTTACAGTATTTTTGATTTCCTGCCTGCTCCGAACCCAAGAACACATGGTGAATTTACGCTTCACCTCACAGAACTGGTACTTATTGTCTCACTGATGTGCACAGGGCTGAAAATCGACCAGAAATTTTCATTCAGGACATGGATAATTCCGTTCAGACTGATCACCATTACTATGTTCCTTTGCATCGCAGCAGTTGTAATAATAGGTATCTATTATTTTAAAATGCCGCTATCTACTTCAATATTACTTGCTGCAGTGCTTGCACCTACTGACCCTGTATTAGCTACCGATGTGCAGGTAGGAGACCCCAATGAGCAGGACCGTGACAATGCTAAATTTTCCCTCACTGCCGAAGCTGGTCTTAATGATGGCATGGCCTTTCCGTTTGTGTGGCTTGCCATTGCGTTGGCCATGACCTCAGGAGGTGACACTTCCTTTTTGGTTACCTGGGCATTGAAACATGTATTTTACCAGATTATTGTTGGTATACTTTGTGGATTCTTACTGGGTAAATTATTAGGTTATATACTCTTTACACTTGCTGAGAAATACGAAAATTTCGTCACTCAAGATGGCTTTGTGTCTGTCGCAGCAACCCTGGTTGTTTACGGTGCTACTGAAATTACTCATGGATATGGATTTATTGCCGTATTTGTTGCTGCAATCACACTTAGAGCTTACAAAAGAGATCATAAATATTATAACCGTTTGCATGCATTTTCAGATCAGATTGAAAGAATCCTTGTCGCCATTATGCTGATTCTCTTTGGAGGAAGTCTGGTACGTGGGATTATGAACAGTCTGACCTGGCCAATGGCGGCATTTGGGATTGTCTTTATCTTTGTTATCCGGCCATTGTCCGGGCTGATCGGTTTAATTGGCACAAAACTCAAAATCCAGGAGAAACTGGTCATCAGTTTCTATGGTATTCGTGGAATGGGATCTATTTATTATCTGGCTTTTGCTTTTGGAACCACCTTTTTTAAAGATCAGGATGCCCTTTGGTCAATTATAGCTTTTATTGTACTCATTTCTATTGTTATACATGGCATTACTGCTGGCTTTACCTTTAGAAAGCTTGAGCAAGTATTGCCTGAGGACAATGAAATAATTGCCAGATAA
- a CDS encoding acyltransferase family protein: MNQTTQITAHKVEYLSSLTALRGIAALLVAVFHFEMAVARFVPAAQSMFFEKCYLMVDLFFIMSGFIMLHVYNSQFKDKIQAKSLKNFLVARFARIYPLHLFSLLLLVVLVRWLTDWGNPPIILEQPADILPNIFLLHSFGFTKIYNWNIPSWSISAEWAAYLLFPIIALCINKKKAISVIILILLIVIAYYSIMYLLPRKNPINPAIPVPHNLNTTFDYGYIRGIAGFTTGILVYLLYELLAVRKALSHDITALLIIFAIIMSMHFALNDSLTVLLFAMLVLSFTANTGKIAKFCNRKIPQFLGDISYSVYLMQIFLQEPFSHGIYLPGITGIGRGKQNIDFSSGVLYCVTYLILLIMISYITYQWVERPSRRFINRIWGK; this comes from the coding sequence ATGAATCAAACCACTCAGATCACAGCCCATAAAGTTGAGTATCTTTCTTCATTAACCGCCTTACGTGGAATTGCAGCATTATTAGTCGCAGTCTTTCATTTTGAAATGGCTGTTGCCAGGTTTGTTCCTGCTGCACAATCTATGTTTTTCGAAAAATGTTACCTGATGGTAGATCTGTTCTTTATCATGAGTGGTTTTATCATGCTGCATGTATATAACAGCCAATTTAAAGATAAGATCCAGGCAAAATCGTTGAAAAACTTTCTTGTTGCCAGGTTTGCCAGAATTTATCCTTTGCACCTGTTTTCACTCTTGCTGCTCGTAGTCCTTGTGCGCTGGCTTACAGATTGGGGTAATCCTCCAATTATCCTTGAGCAACCAGCTGACATTTTACCGAATATTTTCCTGCTCCATTCCTTTGGTTTTACAAAGATCTATAATTGGAATATCCCTTCCTGGAGCATTAGTGCCGAATGGGCTGCTTACCTGCTTTTTCCAATCATTGCCTTATGTATTAACAAGAAAAAAGCCATTTCTGTTATCATTTTGATCTTGCTTATCGTAATTGCATATTATTCCATTATGTACTTGCTTCCGCGAAAAAACCCTATAAATCCTGCCATTCCAGTCCCTCATAACCTGAATACGACTTTTGATTATGGATATATCCGTGGAATAGCTGGATTTACAACTGGTATTCTTGTATACCTGCTTTACGAATTGCTCGCTGTCAGAAAAGCTTTATCCCATGATATAACTGCGCTGCTTATAATTTTCGCGATCATTATGTCTATGCATTTTGCACTTAATGATAGTCTCACAGTCTTGTTGTTCGCTATGCTGGTACTTAGCTTTACAGCTAATACTGGTAAAATCGCAAAGTTCTGCAACCGGAAAATCCCGCAATTCCTGGGAGATATTTCTTATTCAGTTTATCTCATGCAGATCTTTCTGCAAGAACCATTTTCACATGGTATTTATTTGCCAGGGATTACAGGAATAGGAAGAGGTAAACAGAATATTGATTTTTCAAGCGGAGTTTTATACTGCGTAACCTATCTGATCCTGCTCATTATGATCTCTTATATTACTTATCAATGGGTGGAACGTCCCAGCCGGAGATTTATAAACCGTATTTGGGGGAAATAA
- a CDS encoding glycerophosphodiester phosphodiesterase family protein — MRKLKNLKSALFLSVAMGTILVFVSMKTIVPRLKPDVFYTVGHRGTRGLMPENTIQAMKKAIDLGSNTIEFDIHITKDGQVIVYHDFSFNPEYTLLPNGKEFTEGDRKQYTFYQMNYADIRKFIIGEKKYSSFPQQKQVACYTPLLSELIDSVETYTKTNKLPGVNYLIEIKSNPLTDGFEQPVPEIMVDKMMAVINTKEISKRFIIQSFDIRPLKVMHQKYPEIPVGLLTWDRKISMAENLSNMGFSPDFYNPHYGMVTPELIDSCHKKGMLIVPWTVNEIADMQRIKKLKVDGIITDYPNFFSDLLK, encoded by the coding sequence ATGAGAAAATTAAAAAATCTGAAATCTGCTTTATTCTTATCCGTTGCAATGGGTACAATCCTGGTGTTTGTGAGTATGAAAACTATTGTACCCCGATTGAAACCGGACGTATTTTATACTGTAGGCCATCGTGGCACAAGGGGTCTGATGCCTGAAAATACTATTCAAGCGATGAAAAAAGCAATTGATCTGGGTTCCAATACTATAGAATTTGATATACATATCACAAAAGATGGGCAGGTCATCGTATACCATGATTTCTCATTTAATCCTGAGTATACGCTTTTGCCAAATGGTAAAGAATTTACTGAAGGAGACCGTAAACAATATACCTTTTACCAAATGAATTATGCAGATATCCGCAAGTTTATCATTGGTGAGAAAAAATATTCATCTTTTCCACAACAAAAGCAAGTGGCGTGTTATACACCTCTTCTAAGTGAATTGATTGATTCTGTAGAAACATATACCAAAACCAATAAACTTCCCGGAGTTAATTATTTGATAGAGATTAAGTCTAATCCGTTGACTGATGGTTTTGAACAGCCTGTCCCTGAGATTATGGTAGATAAGATGATGGCCGTAATCAATACCAAAGAAATAAGTAAAAGGTTTATCATCCAATCTTTTGATATACGTCCGTTAAAAGTAATGCATCAAAAATATCCTGAAATCCCTGTGGGGCTTTTAACATGGGACCGTAAAATCAGTATGGCTGAGAATCTGTCTAATATGGGATTCAGTCCTGATTTTTATAATCCTCACTATGGGATGGTTACTCCGGAGCTAATTGATTCCTGCCATAAGAAAGGTATGCTGATAGTTCCGTGGACAGTGAATGAAATTGCTGATATGCAGCGGATAAAAAAGCTTAAAGTGGATGGGATTATAACTGATTATCCAAACTTTTTTTCTGATCTTTTGAAGTAA
- a CDS encoding CusA/CzcA family heavy metal efflux RND transporter, translating to MLSKLIKFSIHNKLVIGLFTLALIAWGVYSLKQLPIDAVPDITNNQVQVITLSPSLASEEVERLITFPVEQTMSTIPEIEQVRSISRFGLSVVTIVFHDDVDIYWARQQVNEKLSEAKNNIPQGIGNPEISPISTGLGEIYQYVIHAKPGFEKTYDARELRSIQDWIVRRQLLGTPGIAEVNSFGGLLKQYEIALDPNKLNSYNLSISDVFKALERNNQNTGGAYIDKKPNAYFIRSEGLVGNIEDINKIVVRNTSSGLPVLVRDIANVQLGNAIRYGALTRTTAKSHGEAVGGIVMMLKGSNANDVVKKVKEKIARINKTLPNGIVVEAFLDRSALVDRAIGTVAKNLIEGALIVIFVLVLFLGNFRAGVVVASVIPLAMLFAISLMNVFGVSGNLMSLGAIDFGLIVDGAVIIVEATMHLLGASQLTRKMTQDEMDQQVEQSATRMMSAAAFGQLIILIVYLPILALVGIEGKMFGPMAQTVSFAILGAFLLSLTYVPMMSSLLLSKKPVVRKNFSDRMMDFFQKYYTPLITGALRKRITVVVLSVVLLVISIFLFTRMGGEFIPTLEEGDFAVETRLLTGSSLSQTIDKVNQASKILLNEFPEVIEVIGKVGSAEIPTDPMPMEATDLTIILKDKKDWVTTKSREELADKMAAALDKVTGVTFGFSQPIQLRSNELISGVRQDIGIKIFGDDLETLTAISQKIGKIVTTVKGAKDLYLEQATGLPQIVVKINRDQLARYGIDIETVNQTINSAFAGQSAGLVYEGERRYDMVVRLSEQNRQGIDDVKNIYISAPNGTKVPLIQLASVEFKIGPNQIQREDTKRRIIVGLNVRGQDISTVVGEIEQKVNEKIKLPPGYYITYGGQFENLKAAKQRLTIAVPVALSLILLLLYFSFGSVKQSVLIFSAIPMAAIGGIFALLLRGMPFSISAGVGFIALFGVAVLNGVVLITEFNRLKASGISDLREIVLKGTALRLRPVLMTATVASLGFLPMALSTAAGAEVQKPLATVVIGGLLTSTILTLLVLPVLYTYFENFKKGKKEIATAMVALLMGLFFMPSKTMAQSPVNSRVITVQQAVEIALANNQSVKSSQLQISKQQAIQGTAFDLGKTNLNLQYGQFNSIKRDNNISVQQNIPFPGLIKNQRNLYDAQVRSSELNLSVTQNELIRQVKSTYAQLSYFKALQKLYKSQDSIFSNFLKASSLRYQTGETNMLERTTAETQLNEVRNQSEKNVADISIYSVELQRLLNTKEMIDVSSDYLKKENWNLIAPDSLANTSLLALQQQQVEIADQSLRVERAKAGPDFTVGYFNQSIIGSQTINGQDRIFSAGKRFQGIQAGISIPLFYKPFAGRIKTAKIEKQIAQTEFSLFQTNLQTQYKQAEQDLLKNSHSVDYYEKNALPNVNLILKQSQIAFQSGDIGYLEFSQALRTYSDIQFSYLQAINQYNQSVYTLQYLIDLK from the coding sequence GAATCCGGAAATTTCGCCTATTTCTACTGGTCTGGGGGAGATTTATCAATATGTAATTCATGCTAAACCGGGTTTTGAAAAGACTTATGATGCCAGGGAATTAAGAAGTATTCAGGATTGGATTGTCAGAAGGCAGCTTTTAGGAACGCCTGGAATTGCCGAGGTGAACAGTTTCGGTGGGTTACTTAAGCAATACGAGATCGCTTTGGATCCAAATAAACTGAATAGTTATAATTTAAGTATCAGTGATGTATTTAAAGCACTGGAAAGAAATAATCAAAATACAGGTGGGGCATATATTGATAAAAAGCCCAATGCCTATTTTATCCGTAGTGAGGGATTGGTTGGGAATATAGAAGATATTAATAAGATTGTAGTTAGGAATACCAGTTCGGGCCTTCCTGTTTTAGTCCGTGATATCGCAAATGTACAGCTGGGAAATGCGATACGTTATGGTGCTTTAACCAGAACAACGGCAAAAAGTCATGGGGAGGCGGTTGGCGGAATCGTGATGATGCTGAAAGGCTCAAATGCCAATGATGTAGTTAAAAAGGTCAAAGAGAAGATTGCAAGGATTAATAAAACACTTCCAAATGGTATTGTTGTGGAAGCGTTTTTAGACAGAAGTGCTTTGGTAGACCGTGCAATTGGTACGGTGGCGAAGAATCTGATTGAGGGAGCGCTAATTGTCATCTTTGTATTAGTCTTGTTCCTGGGTAATTTCCGGGCAGGTGTCGTAGTGGCATCCGTGATCCCATTGGCAATGCTATTCGCTATTTCCCTGATGAATGTGTTTGGGGTTTCTGGTAACCTGATGAGTTTAGGAGCTATCGACTTTGGGTTGATTGTAGATGGGGCAGTGATTATTGTAGAGGCTACAATGCACCTTTTGGGCGCAAGTCAGCTGACCCGGAAAATGACACAAGATGAAATGGACCAGCAGGTAGAACAATCTGCTACCCGGATGATGAGCGCCGCTGCTTTTGGACAGCTTATTATTTTGATTGTATATCTGCCGATTCTTGCATTGGTGGGTATTGAGGGTAAAATGTTTGGCCCAATGGCTCAGACTGTTTCCTTTGCTATTTTGGGTGCATTTTTATTGTCATTGACTTATGTGCCGATGATGTCTTCTTTGTTACTAAGTAAAAAGCCAGTTGTTAGAAAGAATTTTTCTGACCGGATGATGGATTTCTTTCAGAAGTATTATACACCATTAATTACGGGTGCTTTGCGTAAACGTATAACAGTTGTTGTTTTATCAGTTGTTTTACTGGTCATCAGTATCTTTTTGTTTACCAGGATGGGTGGAGAGTTTATTCCTACTTTGGAAGAGGGTGATTTTGCTGTGGAAACACGTTTATTGACCGGAAGTTCATTGAGTCAGACGATTGATAAGGTTAATCAGGCATCCAAAATCTTATTAAATGAGTTTCCTGAAGTGATAGAAGTGATTGGTAAAGTCGGTTCTGCTGAAATTCCAACAGATCCTATGCCAATGGAAGCTACTGATTTAACGATTATACTGAAGGATAAAAAGGATTGGGTAACTACAAAATCCAGAGAGGAATTAGCTGATAAAATGGCCGCAGCACTGGATAAGGTTACCGGGGTTACTTTCGGTTTCTCCCAACCGATTCAGCTAAGATCTAATGAACTGATTTCGGGAGTGAGACAGGATATTGGAATTAAAATATTTGGAGATGATCTGGAGACCCTGACAGCTATTTCTCAGAAAATAGGGAAAATTGTGACTACTGTTAAGGGGGCAAAAGATTTATACCTGGAGCAGGCTACTGGTCTTCCGCAGATTGTGGTGAAAATTAACAGGGATCAGCTGGCACGTTATGGAATCGACATTGAAACCGTTAACCAGACTATTAATTCTGCTTTTGCGGGACAGTCGGCAGGATTGGTTTATGAGGGGGAAAGAAGGTATGATATGGTGGTACGTTTATCTGAGCAAAACAGGCAAGGGATAGATGATGTGAAAAACATCTATATTTCTGCACCTAACGGGACTAAAGTTCCATTGATCCAGTTGGCTTCGGTCGAGTTCAAGATCGGCCCAAATCAGATTCAGAGAGAGGATACTAAACGCAGAATCATTGTTGGGTTAAATGTTCGTGGTCAGGATATTTCCACTGTTGTTGGAGAGATTGAGCAAAAGGTCAACGAGAAAATTAAATTGCCTCCGGGTTATTATATTACTTATGGTGGTCAGTTTGAGAATCTTAAAGCGGCAAAACAGCGTTTGACAATTGCTGTCCCGGTAGCATTGTCGCTTATTTTATTATTGCTGTACTTCTCTTTTGGATCAGTGAAACAATCGGTCTTGATTTTTTCTGCTATTCCGATGGCTGCTATAGGTGGCATATTCGCGCTGTTATTGCGGGGCATGCCATTCAGTATCTCTGCTGGGGTTGGCTTTATTGCTTTATTCGGTGTGGCCGTGTTAAACGGGGTTGTGCTGATCACTGAGTTTAACAGGTTGAAGGCTAGCGGGATCAGCGATCTCAGGGAGATTGTGTTGAAGGGTACAGCGCTGAGATTAAGACCTGTATTAATGACAGCGACAGTAGCCTCACTGGGTTTTCTTCCGATGGCACTTTCTACTGCTGCGGGCGCCGAAGTACAAAAGCCATTGGCTACTGTAGTGATCGGAGGCTTATTAACTTCTACAATTTTAACTTTACTCGTTTTACCTGTGTTATATACTTATTTCGAAAATTTCAAAAAGGGCAAAAAGGAAATTGCAACTGCAATGGTTGCTTTGCTGATGGGTTTATTTTTCATGCCGTCAAAAACGATGGCACAAAGCCCGGTAAACAGCAGGGTTATCACTGTGCAGCAAGCTGTAGAAATTGCATTGGCTAACAATCAGTCGGTTAAGTCTTCTCAATTGCAAATCAGCAAACAGCAGGCCATTCAAGGTACTGCATTTGATTTGGGGAAGACCAACCTGAATTTGCAGTACGGACAGTTCAATAGTATCAAAAGAGATAATAACATATCAGTGCAGCAGAATATCCCATTTCCGGGATTGATTAAAAACCAGCGCAATTTATATGATGCGCAGGTCCGCAGCAGCGAGCTAAATCTTTCAGTGACACAAAACGAACTTATTCGCCAGGTAAAGAGTACTTATGCACAATTAAGTTATTTTAAAGCGCTTCAAAAGTTGTATAAAAGCCAGGATTCTATCTTCAGTAATTTTCTGAAAGCATCTTCTCTGCGCTATCAGACCGGAGAAACAAATATGCTGGAACGTACTACGGCCGAAACCCAATTGAATGAAGTACGTAATCAGTCTGAAAAGAATGTGGCTGATATATCAATTTATAGTGTTGAATTACAACGGTTGCTGAATACAAAGGAGATGATAGATGTAAGCAGTGATTATTTAAAGAAAGAGAACTGGAATCTGATTGCCCCTGATAGTCTGGCTAATACTTCTTTGTTGGCTTTACAACAGCAGCAGGTAGAAATCGCTGATCAATCTTTAAGGGTAGAGCGTGCAAAGGCAGGCCCTGATTTTACAGTAGGTTATTTTAATCAGTCGATTATTGGCAGTCAGACTATAAATGGACAAGATCGGATTTTTAGTGCAGGTAAGCGTTTTCAGGGGATACAGGCAGGTATTTCCATCCCGCTATTTTATAAGCCATTTGCAGGGAGGATTAAAACTGCTAAAATAGAGAAACAGATTGCGCAGACTGAGTTCAGTTTATTTCAAACTAATCTGCAAACTCAATATAAGCAGGCCGAACAGGATTTGCTGAAGAATTCACACAGTGTTGATTATTATGAGAAAAATGCTTTGCCAAATGTCAATCTGATACTGAAACAATCACAAATTGCTTTTCAAAGTGGTGATATCGGCTATCTCGAATTTTCACAGGCTTTACGGACTTATTCTGATATCCAGTTTAGCTATTTGCAAGCAATTAATCAATATAATCAATCGGTTTATACACTTCAGTATCTGATTGACCTAAAATAA
- a CDS encoding helix-turn-helix domain-containing protein — protein sequence MIEGLPTVQYIAGQLNLSADYLSTLLKVTTGLNTQQHIHEKLIEKAKEKLAGTVMSVSEIAYELGFEHSQSFSKLFKSKTNLSPREFRQSLS from the coding sequence ATGATCGAAGGACTACCTACCGTTCAATATATTGCGGGGCAGCTTAATCTTTCCGCTGATTATTTAAGCACTTTACTGAAAGTAACTACCGGTCTTAATACGCAACAGCATATACACGAAAAACTGATAGAAAAGGCAAAGGAAAAACTAGCGGGCACTGTGATGTCTGTAAGCGAGATCGCTTATGAATTAGGATTTGAACATTCACAGTCCTTTAGCAAGCTGTTCAAGTCCAAAACCAATCTCTCGCCAAGGGAGTTCCGGCAATCCCTGAGTTAA